One window of Bacillus sp. THAF10 genomic DNA carries:
- a CDS encoding peptidyl-prolyl cis-trans isomerase, protein MENIIRIEGKVNYTITLDPGVWIFDDRKIDLTTYFTEKKQAEADTLEEYTKAVSEHWEREIREGAIYPPTLKTERKFKKEQLLSGSFGIKLSPFLFNAEPQAESSKVVFVGEHENIEVDISTAQKMILGFSKDGKPLLETGPVHVYYEDGSNKDHPLTHVHKIVVK, encoded by the coding sequence GTGGAAAACATCATTAGAATAGAAGGTAAAGTCAATTACACCATCACGTTAGATCCTGGTGTTTGGATTTTTGATGACAGAAAAATAGATCTTACTACATATTTTACCGAAAAAAAACAGGCAGAAGCAGATACATTAGAAGAATACACAAAAGCGGTGTCAGAACATTGGGAACGAGAAATTAGAGAAGGTGCTATCTATCCACCTACCTTAAAGACGGAACGAAAATTTAAGAAGGAGCAGTTATTATCAGGTTCATTTGGGATTAAACTTAGTCCATTTTTGTTTAATGCAGAACCCCAAGCAGAGTCCTCCAAGGTTGTTTTTGTTGGGGAACACGAAAATATCGAAGTCGATATCTCTACAGCACAAAAGATGATTCTTGGCTTTTCAAAAGATGGGAAACCACTTTTAGAAACTGGACCAGTTCATGTTTATTATGAAGATGGTTCAAATAAAGACCATCCTTTAACACATGTTCATAAAATTGTCGTTAAATAA
- a CDS encoding PhoH family protein: MGKIYVLDTNVLLQDPYAIYSFGDNEVVIPAVVLEEVDSKKRYMDEIGRNARQVSKIIDSLRSSGKLHEKIPLHNGGALRIELNHRSFHELQEIFIEKTNDNRILAVAKNLSLEEETKENGRSVILVSKDALVRVKADAIGLNSEDFLNDRVVEVDHIYKGFLEIYVQTDLLNSFYEKGELQAGELASHPFYANQFIIMKDALGGSASAIGIIDSTGKKVKKLVFDQDHIWGIRPRNVQQTMAFESLLRSDIPLVTLIGKAGTGKTLLALAAGLMQTEDLNRYKKLLVARPIVPVGKDIGFLPGEKEEKLRPWMQPIFDNLEYLFNTKKPGELDAILAGMGSIEVEALTYIRGRSIPEQFIIIDEAQNLTKHEVKTILTRVGDRSKIVLMGDPEQIDHPYLDEYNNGLTYVVEKFKDQKLAAHVKLVKGERSMLAKLAADLL, from the coding sequence TTGGGAAAAATTTATGTACTCGATACAAACGTTTTATTACAGGATCCATATGCTATCTATTCATTTGGTGACAATGAAGTAGTTATTCCAGCTGTGGTTTTGGAAGAAGTGGATTCGAAAAAACGATATATGGATGAAATAGGAAGGAACGCAAGGCAGGTATCAAAAATTATTGACTCTTTAAGATCAAGCGGAAAACTTCATGAAAAGATTCCGTTGCATAACGGTGGTGCTTTAAGGATAGAGCTAAATCACCGGAGCTTTCATGAGTTGCAGGAAATTTTTATAGAAAAGACAAATGATAATCGGATACTTGCAGTAGCCAAGAACCTCTCGCTTGAGGAAGAAACAAAAGAAAATGGTCGTTCTGTTATTCTTGTTAGTAAGGATGCGTTAGTTAGAGTGAAGGCCGATGCTATAGGGTTAAACTCAGAGGACTTTTTAAATGACAGGGTGGTTGAAGTCGACCATATATATAAGGGATTTTTGGAAATTTATGTACAAACTGACCTGCTTAATTCTTTCTACGAGAAAGGGGAGCTACAAGCAGGGGAGCTTGCGAGTCATCCATTTTATGCAAATCAATTTATTATCATGAAGGATGCTTTAGGTGGCTCCGCATCTGCCATTGGCATTATTGATTCGACAGGAAAAAAAGTGAAGAAACTCGTATTTGACCAGGATCATATTTGGGGCATACGTCCACGTAATGTACAACAAACAATGGCGTTTGAGTCGCTTCTCCGCTCTGATATTCCGCTAGTCACGCTGATCGGAAAAGCAGGGACCGGAAAAACCTTACTTGCATTAGCAGCCGGACTTATGCAGACCGAAGATTTAAATCGATATAAAAAACTGCTTGTCGCAAGGCCAATTGTACCAGTAGGAAAGGATATTGGCTTTTTACCTGGTGAAAAAGAAGAAAAGCTTCGTCCGTGGATGCAACCAATCTTTGACAATCTTGAATATCTTTTTAATACAAAGAAACCTGGAGAGCTGGATGCGATTTTAGCAGGGATGGGTTCCATAGAAGTAGAGGCATTAACGTATATTAGAGGGCGTAGCATACCTGAACAATTTATCATTATTGATGAGGCGCAAAACCTGACAAAACATGAAGTCAAAACCATTCTGACTCGGGTGGGCGACAGAAGCAAAATCGTGTTGATGGGAGACCCAGAACAGATTGATCATCCTTATCTTGATGAATACAACAATGGTTTAACCTATGTTGTGGAAAAGTTTAAAGATCAAAAGCTTGCAGCACATGTGAAGCTTGTTAAAGGAGAAAGATCCATGCTTGCCAAACTTGCAGCGGATCTTTTATAA